TCTATTACCATAATCAGTTCTGTTTTAGTAACACTTACCACTGCTGCTGAATTGCTTATTCTCATTTGCTAACTTGCTCTTCCCTTTTTCCCCCTCTTCTTTTTTCACTCACTTTCAGCTTTTTATGTGGGAGAAATTCGTTTTGGGGTTTTAGGTAAAAGATGCAGCAAACCAGACTAATTATTCAACTGTCGATCTACCGGAAGGGTCACAAAAGCACACTTCAGAAGTGGGAGATAGTACTGTGGTCACCAAAAGAACTGGAGATCCAGGTGACTATGATTCACACACTTTTGAGGACAGATCACTTTGCTgaaattttcttttcttgtctTTAACATATAAAATTACCTGCTGTTGGTTCCACTTGTGCATGTTTCCTTGTCACAATAGACGAGCACATTGATGAAAAAATGAAGCACACAGTATCAGAGTCTATGAATGCAACTTTGAAGAAGTCAGATCTGATCTTGGATTACCAACAAGATTCTTCTTGTAAGAGAAGGAAATTGTCATTCCCTACTGCTGTTGCCGTGGCAGCAGAAGATGGATCTGAGATCAATGAAATGTCTATTATCACCAATGATTATGTATCACATTCACCAGCACCAGACCAGTCTGGCTTTAATCATGGTGGGGACAATGTCAGGAGCGAAGGAGAAGACACTAAAAAGGAAACTGTGAAGCACACATCCTACTCGAAAAATCTACCAGAATGGAAACCCCTAGAGAAAGAACTGTACTCAAAGGGGATAGAGATTTTTGGGAGAAATAGGTATGGATTTTAGTTAATATTAGCTCTTTCTCAATAATATAGGATTACAATTTTTTACATTAAAATTTTAGTTAATATTGGCTCTTTCTCAATAATAGAATTACAATTTTTTACACTAAAATAGGTCGTATCATCAGTGGTAAAAATTCATGACCAAGTGAATTGTTGCACTGGGGTTTTCTTTCCATGTGGATATCATCTGGTAAGGTAGTTGTTTCTTGTTGACAGCAGACCAGAGAGTGAGAGATTAGATGGTAAGATGAAAAGGAGTCTTTCTGAGTCTTCATATGTCACTTGGTACTTTTGGGAGTACTCAGGTCAGTAGTAACATATCCTTAAACTTTACAGCCATGCAATCTATGTCGTCCACATGCAATGATAGGTCAGACTAAGGGGTGACTTGGTGGACTAATCTCTCGCTATGTGTGGGTCTGGGGAAGGGCGGACCACATTGGCTCTCATTtatgcagccttaccttgcatggGCTGTTTCCGCGTGCAATGATAGGTCAGACTCAGAAATAGAAACTGTCTTCCGTTCTCTTCCAGCTACagactatgttgctcggactctttaaATGAGCGTGTGTTCGGATCCTCCAAGATTAGTTGCTGTACTTTCCTCTTGAAAGTAGGGGACACTCATCTTTTGCTTGCCTTCCAGGACCCTTTTACATTTTAAAAGAGTTCTTTTTTCCATGTCACGAGACAAAGGAAGCACCTGGATAAATGCTACACCATACTTTAGCAAATTTAGTCCCGATATGTTGAGAGTGCCCTTTCATTTTGTGCAGATCATATTCTaaccccccaccccacccttCCCCCTACCTGTTTGGTTGTGCTTCTTAAGTACAAGGAGTGGAATAAATGTTGCTGACAGATTCTTGTTGGATTATATTTGGTATATGTGTCAGCTCTAATGTATATCTTGTACATTGCAGTTGCCTCATCGCTAGGAACTTACTTCCTGGGTTGAAAACTTGTATGGAGGTATCCTCTTACATGGATAGCAGAGCAGCAGCGCAACGCGGAGGCTCCGCAAGCTTATTTTCAGAGGACAATGGGAAAGCTGACATGGATTACATGGTTTGTGCTCCTCTTCATGCCTAATCATTTACTTGAGGCTTTGGCTCAAAGATGGTAATACATGAATTCTCATATTCTTCTGGGCTTGAAATGATTAAGGGGTTCTTGTGGTACACAGATTTGGGAACGTGTCAATTTACCTACTTAATAATTGGGTGTTTGGGACTAAGAAAAGGTGTTTGTATTCTTAGAAACACCCCATAGGCCGATCTATTTCTATCCAAGGAGAAGGAATATTGTTAATGGGATCTTCTCTTTAAATTGTAAAATGGCGAAAGTCTTTCCTACTACATGATGGACTTAAATCCAAGGATAAAGCTTTAACAAAACAAAGCTAGTCCAATAAAGTTTTAACATATCCATATTTTAGGGCAATAAATTATATTACAGGCACTCATTAATTTCACTTTATAATAAATTACCTAAAAAGTTAATTTATGAAGGGGGATTGGCGACTTACGCATTCAGTGACTTTGGCACTGGACGTTCCCAAGCAACACTGGACGTTCCCAAGCAAAATCTTCTTTTTAGAACCACAACTCAGTGAAGTAGGTGACTCAATGATTGCAATTCAAGAAGGGCATGAAGCTTTGGCTTAGTACAGTAGCATTTGACTTTGGAAGTGTTATTTAACACCTCTAGTATAATCTAGGGCTGTATCATCTTAGCAACAATGGGACAAATCTTAAAGAGTAGAAAAAAGTATACTTATCTTGGTTCAAATATATGTAGAGCTGAATTACTTAAATAGAGGACAGACTTCTAATTCAAATTTGGACGCGCAGTCTACTATCAGCTttgcaataaaaagaaaaagcatcaTGGATCTTTTGGAACAGCAGGAAGTGCTACCTTCTAACATTCCGTaccctcttttttattttttattttatgaggATGGGTTAGCTTTTGTCTCTCAAGAAAAACAATGGTTCTTCTCTATCCAGAATAAGATATTTTCACATGCAGCAGCAGGAAGAATCATATTGTTGAGAAATACTTCTATTCATTTTTAAGCGCAGAATGATGCACAAGATTATTTTAGGAATTTGAGAAAGTCGATCTTCTTCTTTGGAAATTCATGCATATATGAGCATAttatttcccttgaatttctCATGCTATAAAGTGGAACATACTACCGTATAAGGTGCTGCTGGAATTGAAAATGCAAGTGCTGATTTGTTTTTTGTTAGGATTCTACTTTCCTAGATTAATTTGAGTTACTTCCTTCATGGTGTATACCCATCTAATTTGATGTATTTGGCTATTTAGGAGCCAGATATTCCGACAAAATCACGCTTTCTTCGTAGAAGAGGCAGAACACGGAAGCTCAAATATTCCTCAAAGTCTGCTGGGCATCCCTCAATCTGGAGAAGAATGGCTGATGGAAAGAATCAATCATGTATACTATATAATCCTTGTGGATGCCAGCCGATGTGTGGAAAGAATTGTCCTTGTTTGCAGAATGGTACTTGCTGTGAAAAGTATTGTGGGTATGTTGAGCTTTTGAATTTATCAATAAAGGATTTCATCTTTGACCTGTTAAGTCGGATGCTTCTCCAGTCCacagttttctctctctctcttttttttttttcctttctattaACTATTGTTAAGCCCTCCTGTAAAGCTTGTTCTCTTTTCACTCCTCCCCTCCTCCTGGATTCATTGGCGGCTCTACTTGATGCTATGAATGGATCATTTGTGCCTACTGCAGCTGAAAGTTTTGCAGTGCATCAACTTTTTGCATTTACCTGAAATTGAACTCCGGTAAAATTGGACAGCAGTTATGTCCTCAATTGCATTCATTGTTATGTGATAGAAGACTGCAGCTTGATGTTCTTGACTATGTTCATTGTTAAGAAAAGCTGTTCAACTTGATGCTTGCTcagaattttttgttttttggtttaCTTAGGGCTAGCTGGGACTTCATTTGTTCGCCTTCTGATATCAGTTCAGGAACCCGTCATCTCTCCTAATATCTTTTCTTCCGTTTCAGCTGCTCAAAAAGCTGTAAAAATCGTTTCCGTGGATGCCACTGTGCAAAGAGTCAATGCAGAAGCAGACAATGTCCGTGTTTTGCTGCTGGACGTGAGTGTGATCCAGATGTTTGCCGCAATTGTTGGGTTAGGTAAAATTTGCTAAAATCACGTCATTGTAGATACCTTTAGTGGCTCATCATAAATGCTGATGATTTACACTAATTACCAATTTGAATCGCTCTGGATAATCAAGATTTTTAGAATTGTTCTTGACACTTTGAAGTATATTATTAGGTTTACGTGTTATGAGTACAAATAAACAGCAAGAGAGTTCCAAAAGGCATTTCAAACAATATAGGCTGTAAGGGGAAGAAAACTCCTACATAGATTTGGCTGACTAGATTCAAATATTCTCTTTTGTGTCGTGTTTTATTGTGTAGATCTTTTTTAGATAGATAGATAGACAGACTTCTGGGTAGCCAAATTGCTTAAATATTTGTGCTTCTAAGTCGACACCTTTTTGGGGTGAATCAATGGGAGACATTTGACTTGTCAAAAGGACAGAAATAAGAGTTGGCTAAAAGAATACTTTCAGCCCAGAGGAGAGCTTTTTTGGCCGAAAGATAAGAGAATAACTAGGTGGACAATAAAGCACTGATCGTAGAAGGAGAAATCTTTATTATAATATTGAGGTAGAAGACTTCGTGAAAACGAACAATGACTAGTAACTTCGTCCTCTATTTAGAAATCTAGAAGAGCTTGGGCATAATACAAATACTATTCAAATGATAACAACAATAAGATATCAATAAGACACTACTCAGACCTATACATGTAAGCAGATAAAATCTGGAAAGTAGGGTGACAAATGGGGTGACTCCATTCCCGAGGTGATCGGATGAGAATCCAAGAAGAAAATCtaagttttggaattttgaaggcttaagtttgagaagtttgaccaaatgttgacttttgggtaaacgtgcccTAAATAGAAAAAAATGCATTTACAAGACAAAAAAGACTTTTTCAAAAAGCCTTCGCCCGCCTATTCAACGGGGCTATTAGAGAAGCAGCTTCGTTCCTTGACTGGTTAGGCTGAATTTGGACAGGTCAAAATGTTTAGTGAATGTTCGGGTCAAAGATTATGTGGGCTGAGATGGGTTGGGTCAAGATGAGTTAAACAATGGGTCATAACTTTACCCGTCCAACTCTTAccaagttttaatttctttgtttgttttcttaaaattaatttaaGTACCAAACGTAACTAACATAACTTTTTTTCTCTCTTTATTATAGGGATATATAACATTATCaaacaaaaatattaaaatatatttTGACAAGGTTTCTCATTGGTCTATTTCTAGGGCAttagggcagcccggtgcacaatGCATCCCGCGTTAGCAGGGTCTGGGGAAGGGCCACACCCCAAAGGGTGTGATATAGGCAGCCtaacctaatgcaagcattagtggccGCTTCCACGGCTCGAACATGTGACCTAGATATTTAGCCCAAATCAGCCGAACTCTTAGATGAGTTGAATTTGAGCTGGTCATCATTGTAGTTGTAGTCTCCCAAAGTCTATGATGAATTAATGGTATTTGTAGTAGCAAAACGATTTGGCAACTCCCTGGTTGAATTTGTTTATAATATTTACTTTCACGAACTTTAACGTTGTGAAGAATCCATCAGTGATCAAGTAAATCCCAAGACTAGGAACTCGTGAATTATTTAACCAATCGCCTTATGAAGAACCTTCCTCCTTTCTTCAAATCCCCGCCCCCATGGACTcccaaaaagaaaataaagaatgaCAAAGGTCTCAATTCTGTTGTCTTTCCAATTCATTACAGCTGACAGAGAATGATATTTGTAATCATGCATCTTTATGGGTGTTTCATCTCAATGATGTGTTGTGCGAAGAGGTCAACAACTATTATTCCTCCAATCTCATGGAAGTCACAGATACTAAGCTTTAGTAGTGCTGATGATGCAGTATTTACTTCTTGCATCATGACAGACTTTCTCTCGTGTTGCGAAGTTTTGCACAATTTATTGTTAGAGAACCATCACAACGCTGAAGTGCTTGTTTTCATGTTGCTTTCATATAGTTATGTAGTTGAAAGCTAAATTTTAGCCTCTGAATTCACCCATGTATTACTTCTTGAAATATTGACACACTTTGCAGCTGTGGTGATGGCTCATTGGGTGAGCCTCCTAGGCAAGGAGAAGGTCAATGTGGTAACATGAGGCTCCTCCTAAGGCAGCAGCAAAGGGTCAGTCATTTTAGGGTTTTCAATTACTATATGACCTTTTACTACTTCGGTTATGAAACTCGTctttccttttctctttttttttcaatCCGTCTTGCCTCGTTTCTAAATTCTGACAGATTCTGCTGGGAAAATCTGATGTTGCTGGATGGGGAGCCTTTCTGAAGGTAAGCTGTATTCCTGTGTGATACATTTTCTCCTTAAGCTAGTGCTATAAAGTATTAAtaaactaattaattaatttgtttaatcttttttttttttcacctagAACCCTGTTTACAAAAATGATTACCTGGGAGAATATACTGGTGAATTAATTTCTCATCGAGAAGCAGATAAACGGGGAAAAATATATGATCGTGCCAATTCGTCTTTCCTTTTCGACTTGAACGATCAGGTGAACACTGCTAATTGTTTGAGAGATTTTAATATTCCCTTGTATTACGAAATCTGAATCTTAGGACCATCGGTCCTGCATTTTATACCCTACCATCTATATGCTCTTATTTCCACAATCTAGAGTCTAGCTCCAACAAGTTGTTAGTCATTTTAAATCGTGAATTTGGTGCATTACAATTTTCAATTCCAAAATATCCAATTATTAACCTGTGATGTCCTCCGGATTTAGTGGTCATTCAAATATTTTGGATTCTTCTATCTGTATGCCTCGTTTCTCCAACCGAGGAAACAATAAAAATGATAACATAAGGCGACTAACTAAACACTCCCTTTAGTTAATCCTGGGCCAGGGCTCAAAAACTAGACAGCTCATTTCAATAAATGAAGCTTCCCTTACTTACTGTTTTAGGGGTGTTTGTCAATTGAGTCCTAGTTCTTTGATATTGAGGTTACTGTAATTTTTCGTTCTTTGCAAATATGACTGAGTAGTGAGTTGTGATCTAGAAGTTCTATGAACTTTTTGGTGAGAAGCAGGTTAAAACATCAGAAGCTAACATTTTAGAGAATTTTATGAGCTTTTAATAAACATGTCATGTACTGCTCTCATCTCTTTATTGCAGTATGTGCTTGATGCCTACCGGAAGGGAGACAAGCTGAAATTTGCCAATCACTCATCAAACCCAAACTGTTATGCTAAGGTACATACAATCCTATGTATTAAGCTCAATAAAATTCTTGATTGTTGCTGATTCTGACACTTCTTTAGGTAATGCTGGTTGCTGGTGATCATCGAGTTGGGATATTTGCAAAGGAACGTATTGAAGCTAGTGAAGAGCTTTTCTATGATTATCGTTATGGTCCGGATCAAGCACCAATATGGGCTAGGAAACCTGAGGGCACAAAGAGAGACGATTCACCAGCACCTCAAGGTCGACCAAAGAAACACCAATAATATCTTTGAGACAGTATGCTAACTATCTCAATGGTTGTAACATAACCATTTCTATCTTTACTGTGGAGTGCTTAACATGCAGGAGGAACAGAGGAAGGTGTACTACATCTCTTAATACAATATAGACGATTGTAAGAAACATTaatttgttttttcctttttcattacCTCCATATTTTATTAGTGTGCTAATAATAAGACATTCAAAAAGTGATTGGAGAGAAGTCCGGCTATGTAAAGAATAAGCAGAAAAATGTAGAAAGAAACATGTATACGTATAGTCATCTTAAATGATAAAATAAGTTATTTGGATTAGACACAAGATGTCTTGTAATAATACAGCTCATGTAGATTTGCTAGTCTGTTACCTTTTTGCCGAACCTTTTTACTCTATCTAGAACCAGTTTTGTCTTGAAACCCTTCTATGATTAGTTAGGTGGTCATTGGTCAAAGTTCAAGACGAGACTTCATATTTTTTCTGCTGGACTTTATGGATCTTTTTGTGGATAGGGGTCTTCAATTAACTGAATTCTCATGAAGTGGAAAAACATtgtcttgataaaaaaaaaagttgcattaTTTGATGTCAAATTGTGGGAAGTCGACCGGAAATTATGTAAATTTGGAAGAACTCAAGCTAATATTTTTAAACAAAGTACATGCTTttcgctctttttttttttttttgttcaaaaagaCAAGGGAGGTCGTATCATGTTGCACGGACCTGTTATTTGATCCATTTTGTTTCAATCCATGTTGAGCAAACTTTGGGTGAGTTGGATCACAAACAATTTATTTATTTGACAATTTTAACCCGTTCAAATTTGACAAACACATCGATTTGCCATCTTAAGACATAATTGACACACAAGAGAGGGAGAGAACAAAAGATGAACCTCAACTTCACAGCTATATACAAGCCTAGCAAACATGCTGAACAAATGAAAGAATTACAAATTTGAGAAGGAAGTTTCAGTTAGCCAAACTCTTTCTCCTTTTACTTTCTAAATGCATATACAAGATTTCATTCCAGGCATCTGGAACACCTGGGAGACACCAATGGCTACAATCTTGACCACGCGAAGAGCTACCCAGTTTTCTTCCATATATTGAAGGATGACCATCAATCCTATAATCTGATAAACCAGTTATATTCAAAAAGGTAACTGGAGTCTTCATCTTGCCTATAATTTGCTCGACTATCATATTCTTCTCTGGGTATTCGCCTCCGTAAGTCTCGGGGATTGGTTGAGAAGCTTCTCTGCAGTGCCCACCAGTGTTCCACTGACCCCCACTGTCCAATTTAAGAAGAGGGTGATGAGCCATGAAGCCAATATATCACAAATCTTATGACAGTGAGTTGAAAGCAAATTAAAGCATACCTGAAATGAGAAGGAGCAGAACTCCGGAAGAAAACTTGTGTTTTGCTTGGATTGACATATCTATCAATCCATGATGCCCAAGTTGTCAAGGCTTTTTCGAAAGCTGTTGAAACGTCAAGGCGAGGATGAACTTGATTCCTCTCCTGGTAGTAATTCTTCCTGTTGTGACACTATTGGTTAGAAGTGAGATTCAGAAAAAGGTAACACCACATTTATCTTGCACAAgaatataccaaaaaaaaaaaaaatggaattagcTATGAACTTCATCACTAATCTGTGGCTAAATTGCTCGTAGCTAATAGAATTTTTTGATAATCTATCGCTAGATAGTATTAGCGACGGTTAGCTACAGGATTTGCCAGTGGCTAATTCCCCTTTTTTTAgtattataattaattaatactaaCCAGTAACTTGATTTCTATCTTCATGCAAAAATTGACAGTATGCACCAAAAAACAATGTGACTCATTAACTGGTATCGCCAAAGTTCTCTCTATATCCTATCACGATATCATGATTACATTTTCACATTGAAATGTTAGCGACTCCAATTAAACAGCAGCAATTATGCCATAATCCCAAACAAATTTGATTCATATGAATCCTCATTGATCGTGTCGCACCATGTAGGCTTCTGCAATTAAACATCAGTAAAAACCAGCTAGCTAGTCCCAAGTACCATATTCTAAAACAGACCTTCATATGGATCATTAAACTAAGAACTTCCACATGAACTCCTTAGAAAACAGATTCTATTCCTACCATTAGTGCTTGGCATATGTTAAACtggaagtattttttttttttttttaagctttaAATTAGTCCCCAGGAAATATAGTTTCCAAAAGACTTACCCAGCTTTAGTTTTGTGGTGACTCCACCAATGAGCAGTGTTAAAGACCAGGATATCAGCCCCTCTCCATCTTGATGAACCTTTGTCCATCGTATCAATACGCAGGGTTTGCACCCGTTTGCTGCCTATTCTTGCCTTGCCCTCATGAACCAAAAAATGAGTTACATAGTATTCAACTGTGCATTGGTAGTCCTGCAACAATAACACCAAAAATTGAAACTTGGAAAAACACAACCTTTTGCACGTTCAGTTAATCACAAATTTGAATTGATTACCACAAATTTGAAACAATAATTTCCCTTCTCCTTCGTTATTCTCCGACCACGGGTCTCATAAACCTTTCTTGGATCTTTGATGGCTCCCCTTAACAAGCACAACATTGATTCCCATTGGTTCCTGTTGATTGAGTCGCCAACAAA
The sequence above is a segment of the Lycium barbarum isolate Lr01 chromosome 6, ASM1917538v2, whole genome shotgun sequence genome. Coding sequences within it:
- the LOC132644930 gene encoding histone-lysine N-methyltransferase EZA1 isoform X2, which codes for MIGRVGVEYLLPSIVFVSRHINSLHKSDGEDEGDTSVFLTYRINQLKRQIQADRVLSDKHEENKRKVENHVSELFLLATSRSDTMRNSGIGKMLSLRLSNPLCKVGGLLQGSGDRDYTNGEEVVSSTTAKLPLIENIPPYTTWIFLDKNQRMAEDQSVVGRRRIYYDQHGSEALICSDSEEDIAEPEEEKRRFSEGEEKILWMASQEFGLNEEVLDILTQYVGGTTFEILEHCNVLGEKHQDTDSKSVKDSGESGFGGSKFLDKSLTAALDSFDNLFCRRCLVFDCRLHGCSQILIDVNERQSYSSDLEDDETPCSDQCYLKVKDAANQTNYSTVDLPEGSQKHTSEVGDSTVVTKRTGDPDEHIDEKMKHTVSESMNATLKKSDLILDYQQDSSCKRRKLSFPTAVAVAAEDGSEINEMSIITNDYVSHSPAPDQSGFNHGGDNVRSEGEDTKKETVKHTSYSKNLPEWKPLEKELYSKGIEIFGRNSCLIARNLLPGLKTCMEVSSYMDSRAAAQRGGSASLFSEDNGKADMDYMEPDIPTKSRFLRRRGRTRKLKYSSKSAGHPSIWRRMADGKNQSCILYNPCGCQPMCGKNCPCLQNGTCCEKYCGCSKSCKNRFRGCHCAKSQCRSRQCPCFAAGRECDPDVCRNCWVSCGDGSLGEPPRQGEGQCGNMRLLLRQQQRILLGKSDVAGWGAFLKNPVYKNDYLGEYTGELISHREADKRGKIYDRANSSFLFDLNDQYVLDAYRKGDKLKFANHSSNPNCYAKVMLVAGDHRVGIFAKERIEASEELFYDYRYGPDQAPIWARKPEGTKRDDSPAPQGRPKKHQ
- the LOC132644930 gene encoding histone-lysine N-methyltransferase EZA1 isoform X3; the encoded protein is MISSTSISVALPTKSDGEDEGDTSVFLTYRINQLKRQIQADRVLSVRDKHEENKRKVENHVSELFLLATSRSDTMRNSGIGKMLSLRLSNPLCKVGGLLQGSGDRDYTNGEEVVSSTTAKLPLIENIPPYTTWIFLDKNQRMAEDQSVVGRRRIYYDQHGSEALICSDSEEDIAEPEEEKRRFSEGEEKILWMASQEFGLNEEVLDILTQYVGGTTFEILEHCNVLGEKHQDTDSKSVKDSGESGFGGSKFLDKSLTAALDSFDNLFCRRCLVFDCRLHGCSQILIDVNERQSYSSDLEDDETPCSDQCYLKVKDAANQTNYSTVDLPEGSQKHTSEVGDSTVVTKRTGDPDEHIDEKMKHTVSESMNATLKKSDLILDYQQDSSCKRRKLSFPTAVAVAAEDGSEINEMSIITNDYVSHSPAPDQSGFNHGGDNVRSEGEDTKKETVKHTSYSKNLPEWKPLEKELYSKGIEIFGRNSCLIARNLLPGLKTCMEVSSYMDSRAAAQRGGSASLFSEDNGKADMDYMEPDIPTKSRFLRRRGRTRKLKYSSKSAGHPSIWRRMADGKNQSCILYNPCGCQPMCGKNCPCLQNGTCCEKYCGCSKSCKNRFRGCHCAKSQCRSRQCPCFAAGRECDPDVCRNCWVSCGDGSLGEPPRQGEGQCGNMRLLLRQQQRILLGKSDVAGWGAFLKNPVYKNDYLGEYTGELISHREADKRGKIYDRANSSFLFDLNDQYVLDAYRKGDKLKFANHSSNPNCYAKVMLVAGDHRVGIFAKERIEASEELFYDYRYGPDQAPIWARKPEGTKRDDSPAPQGRPKKHQ
- the LOC132644930 gene encoding histone-lysine N-methyltransferase EZA1 isoform X5 codes for the protein MISSTSISVALPTKSDGEDEGDTSVFLTYRINQLKRQIQADRVLSDKHEENKRKVENHVSELFLLATSRSDTMRNSGIGKMLSLRLSNPLCKVGGLLQGSGDRDYTNGEEVVSSTTAKLPLIENIPPYTTWIFLDKNQRMAEDQSVVGRRRIYYDQHGSEALICSDSEEDIAEPEEEKRRFSEGEEKILWMASQEFGLNEEVLDILTQYVGGTTFEILEHCNVLGEKHQDTDSKSVKDSGESGFGGSKFLDKSLTAALDSFDNLFCRRCLVFDCRLHGCSQILIDVNERQSYSSDLEDDETPCSDQCYLKVKDAANQTNYSTVDLPEGSQKHTSEVGDSTVVTKRTGDPDEHIDEKMKHTVSESMNATLKKSDLILDYQQDSSCKRRKLSFPTAVAVAAEDGSEINEMSIITNDYVSHSPAPDQSGFNHGGDNVRSEGEDTKKETVKHTSYSKNLPEWKPLEKELYSKGIEIFGRNSCLIARNLLPGLKTCMEVSSYMDSRAAAQRGGSASLFSEDNGKADMDYMEPDIPTKSRFLRRRGRTRKLKYSSKSAGHPSIWRRMADGKNQSCILYNPCGCQPMCGKNCPCLQNGTCCEKYCGCSKSCKNRFRGCHCAKSQCRSRQCPCFAAGRECDPDVCRNCWVSCGDGSLGEPPRQGEGQCGNMRLLLRQQQRILLGKSDVAGWGAFLKNPVYKNDYLGEYTGELISHREADKRGKIYDRANSSFLFDLNDQYVLDAYRKGDKLKFANHSSNPNCYAKVMLVAGDHRVGIFAKERIEASEELFYDYRYGPDQAPIWARKPEGTKRDDSPAPQGRPKKHQ
- the LOC132644930 gene encoding histone-lysine N-methyltransferase EZA1 isoform X6; protein product: MISSTSISVALPTSDGEDEGDTSVFLTYRINQLKRQIQADRVLSDKHEENKRKVENHVSELFLLATSRSDTMRNSGIGKMLSLRLSNPLCKVGGLLQGSGDRDYTNGEEVVSSTTAKLPLIENIPPYTTWIFLDKNQRMAEDQSVVGRRRIYYDQHGSEALICSDSEEDIAEPEEEKRRFSEGEEKILWMASQEFGLNEEVLDILTQYVGGTTFEILEHCNVLGEKHQDTDSKSVKDSGESGFGGSKFLDKSLTAALDSFDNLFCRRCLVFDCRLHGCSQILIDVNERQSYSSDLEDDETPCSDQCYLKVKDAANQTNYSTVDLPEGSQKHTSEVGDSTVVTKRTGDPDEHIDEKMKHTVSESMNATLKKSDLILDYQQDSSCKRRKLSFPTAVAVAAEDGSEINEMSIITNDYVSHSPAPDQSGFNHGGDNVRSEGEDTKKETVKHTSYSKNLPEWKPLEKELYSKGIEIFGRNSCLIARNLLPGLKTCMEVSSYMDSRAAAQRGGSASLFSEDNGKADMDYMEPDIPTKSRFLRRRGRTRKLKYSSKSAGHPSIWRRMADGKNQSCILYNPCGCQPMCGKNCPCLQNGTCCEKYCGCSKSCKNRFRGCHCAKSQCRSRQCPCFAAGRECDPDVCRNCWVSCGDGSLGEPPRQGEGQCGNMRLLLRQQQRILLGKSDVAGWGAFLKNPVYKNDYLGEYTGELISHREADKRGKIYDRANSSFLFDLNDQYVLDAYRKGDKLKFANHSSNPNCYAKVMLVAGDHRVGIFAKERIEASEELFYDYRYGPDQAPIWARKPEGTKRDDSPAPQGRPKKHQ
- the LOC132644930 gene encoding histone-lysine N-methyltransferase EZA1 isoform X4 gives rise to the protein MISSTSISVALPTSDGEDEGDTSVFLTYRINQLKRQIQADRVLSVRDKHEENKRKVENHVSELFLLATSRSDTMRNSGIGKMLSLRLSNPLCKVGGLLQGSGDRDYTNGEEVVSSTTAKLPLIENIPPYTTWIFLDKNQRMAEDQSVVGRRRIYYDQHGSEALICSDSEEDIAEPEEEKRRFSEGEEKILWMASQEFGLNEEVLDILTQYVGGTTFEILEHCNVLGEKHQDTDSKSVKDSGESGFGGSKFLDKSLTAALDSFDNLFCRRCLVFDCRLHGCSQILIDVNERQSYSSDLEDDETPCSDQCYLKVKDAANQTNYSTVDLPEGSQKHTSEVGDSTVVTKRTGDPDEHIDEKMKHTVSESMNATLKKSDLILDYQQDSSCKRRKLSFPTAVAVAAEDGSEINEMSIITNDYVSHSPAPDQSGFNHGGDNVRSEGEDTKKETVKHTSYSKNLPEWKPLEKELYSKGIEIFGRNSCLIARNLLPGLKTCMEVSSYMDSRAAAQRGGSASLFSEDNGKADMDYMEPDIPTKSRFLRRRGRTRKLKYSSKSAGHPSIWRRMADGKNQSCILYNPCGCQPMCGKNCPCLQNGTCCEKYCGCSKSCKNRFRGCHCAKSQCRSRQCPCFAAGRECDPDVCRNCWVSCGDGSLGEPPRQGEGQCGNMRLLLRQQQRILLGKSDVAGWGAFLKNPVYKNDYLGEYTGELISHREADKRGKIYDRANSSFLFDLNDQYVLDAYRKGDKLKFANHSSNPNCYAKVMLVAGDHRVGIFAKERIEASEELFYDYRYGPDQAPIWARKPEGTKRDDSPAPQGRPKKHQ
- the LOC132644930 gene encoding histone-lysine N-methyltransferase EZA1 isoform X8 — encoded protein: MAEDQSVVGRRRIYYDQHGSEALICSDSEEDIAEPEEEKRRFSEGEEKILWMASQEFGLNEEVLDILTQYVGGTTFEILEHCNVLGEKHQDTDSKSVKDSGESGFGGSKFLDKSLTAALDSFDNLFCRRCLVFDCRLHGCSQILIDVNERQSYSSDLEDDETPCSDQCYLKVKDAANQTNYSTVDLPEGSQKHTSEVGDSTVVTKRTGDPDEHIDEKMKHTVSESMNATLKKSDLILDYQQDSSCKRRKLSFPTAVAVAAEDGSEINEMSIITNDYVSHSPAPDQSGFNHGGDNVRSEGEDTKKETVKHTSYSKNLPEWKPLEKELYSKGIEIFGRNSCLIARNLLPGLKTCMEVSSYMDSRAAAQRGGSASLFSEDNGKADMDYMEPDIPTKSRFLRRRGRTRKLKYSSKSAGHPSIWRRMADGKNQSCILYNPCGCQPMCGKNCPCLQNGTCCEKYCGCSKSCKNRFRGCHCAKSQCRSRQCPCFAAGRECDPDVCRNCWVSCGDGSLGEPPRQGEGQCGNMRLLLRQQQRILLGKSDVAGWGAFLKNPVYKNDYLGEYTGELISHREADKRGKIYDRANSSFLFDLNDQYVLDAYRKGDKLKFANHSSNPNCYAKVMLVAGDHRVGIFAKERIEASEELFYDYRYGPDQAPIWARKPEGTKRDDSPAPQGRPKKHQ